A segment of the Brevundimonas sp. M20 genome:
CAGCGCCGCCGGGTCCGCCAGTACGTTCAGATGAGCGCCGCCGTCGAAGACCACGTCCGCGCCGGTCTCGGCGAAGCCCGCCGCGCAGTCGGCGGCCAGGGCATCCAGATCGACCGTCTCGCTGCGTTCCGGCGTCGTCTCGCCGCGCACGAAAGCCATGGCCTGTGCGATCAGGGCGTCCATCTCCTCGATATCCGCGACCATCCGGTCCCGCACCGCGTCCGGCGCCGATTCCGCGCGGAAGCGCAGGCGGGTCAGGGGCGTCCGCAGGTCATGCGCGATCGCCGCCACCGTCTGCGTCCGCTGGCGCATGTGATTGCGCAGAGAGGCCTGCATGTCGTTGAACGCGTGTATGGCGGTCCGCACCTCCGAGGGCCCGGAGGGCGTAAGCGGCTCGGCTTCCGGGTCGGCGCCCAGACGCTCGGCGGCGCCGGCGAACACCCGGATCGGGCGGGTCAGCCTCTGCGCCATCCACCACACCAGCGGCGCCAGCAGCAGGACCGAGATGCCCAGCGCCAGCAGAACCCGCTGCTGCCAGGGTGACAGCAGGCCGTGCGGCGGCTCGACCGTCGCCCATCGACCGTCGTCCTGCTGCACAGAGGCGGTGAAGGGCGCGAACGTCAGCCGGTCAGCCCGGATGGTGAATTGCTGGACGCTGGAGTTGACCACGATCTGTCCGCCACGCTCGGGGCGGCTCATGAGAAAGCGCGTGGCGGCGTCGGTGGGCGACGTGGCTGTCGGCCCCTCTGTCCGTCGGGCCTCGCTCTCGGTCGCGCCGGACTTTCCGACGGCATCCGGGCGCACGAAGACGTAGTTGATCTCACCCGCGGGCCTCATGCGGATCGGCGGACCATCCGGGCTGGGGCCCCGGCGACGCGGCGGGCCGCGTTCGACCGAGACGCGCACCTTGTTCGCAGACACCCCCAACCGGTCAGCCAGCGAGGCGGCGATGGCCAGAGCGACAGGGTCGTGGGAATCCCGCTCGGTCCGCTTGACCGGCTGATCAGTGATCCGGCGCTGCAGGGGGCGGCCGTCCGAGGTCTCCGCCGTCTCGCCCTTCAGCGCCTTGCTGGCCGCGTCGATGCTGAAGCCCACAGGCTTCGGGTCTGGCGACAGCACCACGAGCGCGAAGGTCACCGCTTGCGACAGGACCAGCGCCAGCACCGCCAGCGCGGCGACCTGGAACAGGACCGGGAAGGAACTCGGACGTTTCAAGCGGCGCCCCTCAGACGCTCGACCTTCACATCGAACATATAGCCTTCGCCGCGCAGGGTCTGGATCATCTCCAGCCCTGACCCGTCGTCCAGCTTCTTCCTCAGACGGCTGATCTGCACGTCCATGGCCCGGTCGAAGACATCGGCGTCCGAGCCCCGGGCGCGCTCCAGCAACTGGTCGCGGGTCAGCACCCGGCCGGGCCGCTCGGCGAAGGCGCGCAGCAGGGCGAACTCTCCGGCGGACAGGCTGACCAGTTCGCCGTCCGGTCGCGTCAGTTCGCGACGCAGCAGGTCCAGCTTCCAACCCGCGAAGCTCAGGGCGGGGCCGCCAGTGCTGACGGCTTCCTCGCGCGGACGGCGCAGCACCGCCCGCACCCGCGCCAGCAGTTCGCGCGGATTGCACGGCTTGGCCAGATAGTCATCGGCGCCCAGCTCCAGACCGATGATCCGGTCCATGTCCTCGCCCATGGCGCTCAGCATGATGATCGGCACGCCCTTGCCGGAGATGCGGCGGCAGACGGACAGGCCGTCCTCGCCCGGCATCATCAGGTCCAGCACGATGAGGTCCGGCGCCTGAAGCGCGATGGCGCGATCCATCTCGGCGGCGGATGCGGCGCCCACGGCCTCATAGCCGTGCTGACCGAGGTAATCACAAAGCACCTCACGGATGCCGGGGTCGTCATCGACGACGAGAACGCGGGACGTATCAACTTGCATGGGAGCCATTCTGACCGAGCGCGGCGCCGCCGTCATTTCAGCGCTGAAATATTACGGGCGAACGTTGAAATATCTGTGCAAGCGCCGGGTGGTCCAAAGGGGGTGCATCGAAACTCCGGAGCCCGAGTCCCCATGCTCTCTGTCATCGCCCTCTCCGCCGCCCTTCTGCAGGAACCGCCGGCGCCGCCCCCGCCGCCGCCCGTCGAAGCGCACAGCCGCGTCGTTTTCCTCGGCGCCGATGGCGGCCCGCCCGGCGAACTGGACGCCGATAACGACGGCCAGGTCACCCGCGAGGAATTCGCAGCCCCGATGAACGGCGCCTTCCACCGCCTGGATAAGGATGCAGATGGTCGTCTTTCGCCTGACGAACTGGCCCGGCGTCCCGGCGCTCTCGAAGACGGCGTCACGATCCGCCGTCTCGGCGACGGCGAGGTCCAGCGCTTCGAACTGCGCCGTCCCGGTCCGGCGGGCGAAAGCCCGGCCCGCTTCAGCCGTGATGGCGGACGGACTGTGGTGTTTGTCTCGCCTGATGATGACAGCGCCGGGTCCCGGGTGGTCGTGCGGCCCCGTCGGGGCGGCCCCGGCGTCATCCGGTTCGACGGCGTCGGTCCCGGCGGCAGCCTGCCTCACGGAGGCCGCGTCGTGGTCCATGCCGCCGATGGTCCAGGAAACCGCGACCTCGACAAGGACGGCGACGGCAAGATCAGCGAGGCCGAGTTCACCGCGCCCTTGCGTGAAGCCTTCGCGCGCATGGACGCGGATCGTTCCGGCTTCATCGAGGAAGGCGAACGGGGCCGCGACGGCGAGGTCCGAGTCTTCACCCACCGCATCGAGACTCCGGACGACGAGTGATCCGCACCCGTCGATTTCGTGATTTGGCCGTCGCTCGACCGGCGCCATAACGTGGACGGATGATCTTCCGTCGTCTCGTCACACGACTGACCGCGTCGGCCGCGATGGGCCTTGCGCTCATCGCGGCGCCGTCGTTCGCGGCGCCCGTGGTGGAAGGGCCTGTCGTCACCGCTCCGCTCGGCATCGCGGCGTCATCCCCGACAAGGGAACGGGCCCGGATGAACCAGCGGGTGTTCGACCGGGTCTGGGGCGAGGTGCGGACCCAGTACTATGACCCGGACCTGCACGGCGTCGATTGGGACGCGGCGCGTCGCACCTATCGTCCACAGGCCCTGCAGGCCGTCGACGACCGGTCGCTCTATCTGGTCATCGACCAGATGTTGAACCTTCTTGATGACGACCATGCCGGGGCCTCATCGCCCGCCGTCGCGCATCGGCAGGACACCCTGCGCCAGCGCCGCGCCGCCATCGGCCTGTCCCTGCGTCCCGATCCCGTCCACCACGGCGACTACCGGATCGAGGCCGTGCGGCGGGGCTCGCCCGCTGAAGCCGCCGGGGTTCAGGAAGGCTGGCGGCTGCGCGTCAGCGAAGACGGCTGGAGTCCGGAAGTCGATGTCACCGAGGGGCGGACTCTCAGTCTGGTCTTTCTGGATGACGAGGACCGTCCGCACGCGCTGGACCTGACCCCGGTGGTCATGGAGCCGCAGCCGGCCTTCGCCGCAGACCGGTCGCGCCCAGGCGTGGTGGTCCTGCGGATCGAGGGGTTTGAGGCCGGTCTCGGTCGCTGGATGGGGCAGGAACTCGCCGACCTCTCGCCGGACACAGATCTGATCATCGACCTGCGGGGCAATCCCGGCGGACGCCTGATGGAGGCCGACGCGGTTCTCAGCTGCTTCCTGCCGCGTGATCAGGCCTGGGCGACGCGCACCCCGCGCTCGGGCCGCCACATCGTGCTGAGCACCGCGGGCGGCTGCGGTGATCTGGACGCGCCAGTCTCCAATCCGGTCGCGGTTCTGGTCGACAGCGACAGCCGGTCCGCCGCCGAACTGACCCCCGCCGCCTTGCAGGAGGCCGGGCGCGCCGTCGTCGTGGGCGAACGGACCGCCGGCGCGGTGCTGATCTCGCAGGAAACCCGCCTGCCCGACGGCGGGCGGCTAACCCTCAGCCGGTCGGATTTCGTCACCTCCGGCGGCGTCCGTCTGGAGAAACGTGGCGTGATCCCGGATGTGGAGGCGTCCGCCACCCGTCTGGACCGGCGCGAGGGCCGCGATCCGGCGCTGGACGCCGCGATCACTCTCCTGTCCGGCGAAACCGCCTTGGCTGATCCCGCGCCTTCGCTCTAGCCTGCGCGCATGTCCCGTTTCAGCCTGCGCATCCTCTTCGTCGGTCTGGCGCTGTCGCTCGCGGCCTGCGCCTCCATTCCCTATGCCAAGCCCGATGTGCTTCCGCCGCCGGTGCGGGTCGCTGACGGTTCGCCGGAGCGCGCGGCGCTGAATGGTGAGGTCTGGGATGCGGCGGTCCGTTACACCGAGCGGCTGTTCTACAAGCCCGACTTCGGCGGCGTGCCCTTCTCGCAGGAGGCGGCCGCCCGCCGCCCCGCAGCCCTCTCCTCGCCTGACGAAGACCAGTTCTATGCCCGGCTGACCGAACTGCTGGATCTGCTGGACGACGACCACACGCATGCCCTCGGCCCGGTCGAACGCGAGATGGTCCGCGCCCGCGAATTGGGCGAGTCGCGGGCCGGGTACGGCGTCGTCGTTACAGCGCGCGGGGATGACCGCGTCGTCGCCTTCGTCCGCCCCGGCACGCCCGCGGCAGAGGCCGGCGTCCTGCCGGGCTGGCGGATCGACAGCGTCAACGACTTCCCGATCCTCGTCGCGCCTCCAGCCGTGGCGGGCCGAACGGACCGTGTGGTCTTCATTGACGATGATCAGGCCCGGCGCACGCTCGACCTGACGGCGGTTCTGCTGGAACCTCGCCCCCGCTTCGAGACCCGGACGCTGGCCGACGGCGTGGCCTATATCCGCTTCGATGACTTCGACCTGGCCCGATACAATCAGTTCAAGGCCGAGATGGAGCGGCTGGCCGAAACCCCGCCGCCGGGCCTGATCATCGACCTGCGCTCCAACGGGGGCGGTGGTCTGAACTTCGCGGGGCTCATCCAGTCGTGGTTCTTCCCGGACAAGCAGGACATCACCGTACTGCGGGGGCGATTCATCGACCGGCGCATGTTCGCCGATCCCGCGCCGCATCCCTACGCCGGGCCGGTCGCGATCATCGTCGGGCCCGGCTCGGCCAGCGCCTCGGAACTGCTGTCCGGCGTCATGCAGGAGAAGGGCAGGGCGGTGGTCGTCGGCGAGACCACCCGCGGCGCGGTCACCGGAACACGCGCGATCAACCTGCCGGACGGCGGCCTTCTGCGCGTCGGCATGATCGTCATGACCACCCCGGCCGGACGCAATCTGGAGAAGGTCGGCGTAATCCCGGACGTCGTGGCGCCGGACGACTGGCGCGCCATCCGCGATGGGCGGGACCCGCCGCTGGACGCCGCACTGGCGAACGTGCGCGAGCGGGCGACCGCTTCAATCGAGGTGTCAGCCGGCGACCGGCCGGACCTTCCCTGACGCTTCACGGGCCCGCTCGCGGGCCTGATCGGTGTCCGCGCCCCGCGCCAGCGCCACGCCCATCCGGCGACGCTCGAAGCTCTCCGGCTTGCCGAACAGGCGCAGGTCGGCGGTCGGCACCGACAAGGCCTCGGCCACACCCTCGAAGGCGATGCCCACCGCGTCCATGCCCCCGTAGATAACCGCGCTGGCGCCCGGCTCACGCTGGCTGACATCCACCGGCAGGCCCAGAATGGCGCGGGCGTGCAGGGCGAACTCGCTCATCGTCTGGGTGGCCAGCGTCACCAGTCCGGTGTCGTGCGGGCGCGGGCTGACTTCCGAGAACCAGACCTGTTCGCCCTTCACGAACAGCTCCACCCCGAAGACGCCCAGACCGCCCAGTACGTCCGTGATCTTGCGTCCGATATCCTGTGCTGAGGCCAGCGCGGCGGCGGTCATCGCCTGCGGCTGCCAGCTCTCGACATAGTCGCCCTTCACCTGCCGGTGGCCGATGGGCGCGCAGAAGTCTGTGCGGATCGAACCGTCCGCCGCCTTCGAGCGCACGGTCAGCAGGGTGATCTCGAAATCGAAGTCGATCTTGCCCTCGACGATCACCGTCGCCGTCTCGACCCGCCCGCCCGACTGCGCATAGGCCCAGGCGTTGGGGGCGTCCTCGATGGCCTCCACCATCAACTGGCCCTTGCCCGACGACGACATCACCGGCTTTACGAACACCGGCAGGCCGATCTCATGCGCCGCGGCGGCCAATTGGGCGGCCGAGGTGGCGAAGGCATAGGGGCTGGTCGGCAGGCCCAGTTCCTCGGCCGCCAGACGACGGATGCCCTCGCGGTTCATGGTCAGCTGGGTCGCGCGGGCGGTCGGGATCACGGTCGCCATCCCGGCTTCCTCGATCCGCGCCAGCACGTCCGTGGCGATGGCTTCGATCTCCGGCACGATGATGTGCGGGGCCTCGGCCATGATCAGGCCGTTCAGCACCTGCGGATCGGTCATCGGGATGACGTGGCTGCGGTGCGCCACCTGCATCGCCGGGGCGTTCGGATAGCGATCAATCGCGATCACCTCGGCGCCCAGCCGCTGCAGCTCGATGGCGACCTCCTTGCCCAACTCGCCCGAGCCCAGAAGCATCACGCGAATGGCGGAGTCGGAAAGCGGGGTGCCGAGGCGCATGGGGTCAGTCTCCGGTCAGTTGGCGGGCGGCAGGGCGTACAGCCGCCGGAAGGCGTCCAGTGCGGCGCCATGATAGATGGTGGCGTGGCTCTCGGTCGGGCGCGGCTCATAGGTCCAGCTGACGCCCGGCATGGCGAAGTCTCGCAGATTGCCGACCAGAACATCCATCGCCGCCTGCATCTCTCCGCCCTCGTCGCCGATGGTCAGGATCAGGGTGCGCGGCTCGTTCGAGTGGTCGCGCAGATGCGCGCCCGCCTGCCGCGCCAACTGTCCGCCGTCCCACCACAGGCTGGGGCTGACGGCGACCCAGGCGTCGAACATCTGCGGTTCCTTGAGGAAGGTCTCCACGACAAACAGACCGGCCAGCGACTCGCCCATCAGAGCGCTCTCGCCGCTGGTGCGATAGCGGCTCTCGATGAAGGGCAGGACCTCGTCGTTCAGGAACTGGCGGAATCGGGCCGACTGTCCCTGTGTCGGATATTGCGCGATCAGGTCCGCGTCTTCCGTCGGCAGGGCCAGCTCGTTGCGCCGGTCCACGGATGCGACGCCCACCACGATCACGTCGCGCGTCGTGCCGACGATGGTTCCCAATTGGGCGATGCCCGAGATGTGGTGGAAGTCCTGCGCCTGTCCGCCGTCCAGCAAATACAACACCGGATAGGTCTGGGCGGACTCGGCATAACCGGGCGGCAGCCAGACATTGATCTCCCGCGTAGCGCCGTATGTCGCCGAGGGCAGGGCGTACGACTGGCCGATCACAATGGGCGTCGGTTCGACAGTCTGCGCCGCCGCCGGAACAGCGAAAGCCAGGGCAACGACAGCGGCGACGAGACGGAACATCAGGCGGTCTCTCCGGCGGGCTGGATCAGATCCCAGTGGTTGCCATACAGGTCCTCGAACACCGCGACCACGCCATACGGCTCATGCCTCGGCGCCTCGCGGAAGATCACGCCCGCCGCCATCCACGCCGCATGATCTCGCGCGAAGTCCTCGGTCTCCAGAAACAGCCAGACCCGCCCACCGGCCTGATCACCGATGCGGGTGACCTGCTCCGGCGTCGTCGCCTTGGCCAGCAGCAGGGCTGTGTCCCCGCCCTTCGGCGTCACTGTCACCCACCGCTTGCCGCCGCCCATGTCGGTGTCGCTGGTCAGGTCGAAACCCAGCTTGCCGACATAGAAGGCGATGGCCTCGTCGTAGTCGCGGACCAGCAGGCTGACGGCGCCGAGGCGGCTCATCGGATCAGAGCCGCGACTTGACCGCGTCCACCACGGCTTCAGTGGTGATGCCGAACTTCTCGTACAGCACTTCCGCCGGAGCCGAGGCGCCGAAGCCGGTCATGCCGACGAAGCCGCCGTCCTCGCCGATGAAGCGCTCCCAACCCTGCTGCAGGGCGGCCTCGACGGCGACGCGCACGGTGCCGCGGCCGATGATGCTGTCCTGATAGGCCTTGGGCTGCGCGAAGAAGAGCTCGAAGCAGGGAACCGAGACCACGCGGGTCGGGATGTTGTTGGCCTCCAGACGGTCGGCCGCTTCCAGCGCCAGCGGAACTTCGGTGCCGGTGGCGAACAGGGTGGCCTTGGCCTCGCCCTTGGCGGCGCGCAGTTCATAGGCGCCCTTGGCCGTCAGATTCTCCGACGAGGCGGTGACGCGCACGGCGGCGGTCTTCTGCCGCGACAGGCACAGCGCCGACGGTGCGTCCTTGGTCTGCAGCGCGACCTTCCAGGCTTCCATCGCCTCGATGGTGTCCGCCGGGCGGAAGACCAGCAGGTTCGGAATGGCGCGCAGGGCGGCCAGATGCTCGACTGGCTGGTGGGTCGGGCCGTCTTCGCCCAGACCGATCGAGTCGTGCGTCAGCACGTGCACCGCGCGCACGCCCATCAGGGCGCCGAGGCGGATCGCCGGACGGCTGTAGTCCGAGAACACCATGAAGGTGCCGCCATACGGGATCACCCCGCCGTGCAGAGCCAGACCGTTCATCGCCGCGGCCATGCCGAACTCGCGGATGCCGTAGTTGATGTAGCGGCCTTCATAGGTCGGGGCGTCGAGGATCGGGGTGTCCTTGACGAAGGTGTTGTTCGAGCCGGTCAGGTCGGCCGAGCCGCCGACCAGTTCCGGGATCGCGGCGAACAGTTCGTCCAGCGCGGCGCCCGACGACTGGCGGGTCGCTTGGGCGGGCTTGGTCTCGACCAGTTCTGCGATCTTCGCGTCCAGCTTGGCGAACGCGCCGTCCGGCAGTTCACCCTTCATGGCGCGGGTGAAGTCGGCGGCCTGTTTCGACTCGCTCAGGCGGGCTTCCCATGCCTTGCGGTCCTTGGCGCCCTTGCGGCCGACCTTGCGCCAGGCCGACAGCACGTTCTCCGGCATTTCGAACGGGGCATGATCCCAGCTGAGACCCAGCCGGGTCG
Coding sequences within it:
- a CDS encoding ATP-binding protein; translated protein: MKRPSSFPVLFQVAALAVLALVLSQAVTFALVVLSPDPKPVGFSIDAASKALKGETAETSDGRPLQRRITDQPVKRTERDSHDPVALAIAASLADRLGVSANKVRVSVERGPPRRRGPSPDGPPIRMRPAGEINYVFVRPDAVGKSGATESEARRTEGPTATSPTDAATRFLMSRPERGGQIVVNSSVQQFTIRADRLTFAPFTASVQQDDGRWATVEPPHGLLSPWQQRVLLALGISVLLLAPLVWWMAQRLTRPIRVFAGAAERLGADPEAEPLTPSGPSEVRTAIHAFNDMQASLRNHMRQRTQTVAAIAHDLRTPLTRLRFRAESAPDAVRDRMVADIEEMDALIAQAMAFVRGETTPERSETVDLDALAADCAAGFAETGADVVFDGGAHLNVLADPAALRRALDNLIGNAVKYGGAARVKAFALDGQAVITVEDDGPGLPDAELEAVFEPFRRGEQSRNRETGGAGLGLTVARQAARGAGGDVTLANRRGGGLIARLAVPMGAF
- a CDS encoding response regulator is translated as MQVDTSRVLVVDDDPGIREVLCDYLGQHGYEAVGAASAAEMDRAIALQAPDLIVLDLMMPGEDGLSVCRRISGKGVPIIMLSAMGEDMDRIIGLELGADDYLAKPCNPRELLARVRAVLRRPREEAVSTGGPALSFAGWKLDLLRRELTRPDGELVSLSAGEFALLRAFAERPGRVLTRDQLLERARGSDADVFDRAMDVQISRLRKKLDDGSGLEMIQTLRGEGYMFDVKVERLRGAA
- a CDS encoding EF-hand domain-containing protein, which codes for MLSVIALSAALLQEPPAPPPPPPVEAHSRVVFLGADGGPPGELDADNDGQVTREEFAAPMNGAFHRLDKDADGRLSPDELARRPGALEDGVTIRRLGDGEVQRFELRRPGPAGESPARFSRDGGRTVVFVSPDDDSAGSRVVVRPRRGGPGVIRFDGVGPGGSLPHGGRVVVHAADGPGNRDLDKDGDGKISEAEFTAPLREAFARMDADRSGFIEEGERGRDGEVRVFTHRIETPDDE
- a CDS encoding S41 family peptidase — protein: MIFRRLVTRLTASAAMGLALIAAPSFAAPVVEGPVVTAPLGIAASSPTRERARMNQRVFDRVWGEVRTQYYDPDLHGVDWDAARRTYRPQALQAVDDRSLYLVIDQMLNLLDDDHAGASSPAVAHRQDTLRQRRAAIGLSLRPDPVHHGDYRIEAVRRGSPAEAAGVQEGWRLRVSEDGWSPEVDVTEGRTLSLVFLDDEDRPHALDLTPVVMEPQPAFAADRSRPGVVVLRIEGFEAGLGRWMGQELADLSPDTDLIIDLRGNPGGRLMEADAVLSCFLPRDQAWATRTPRSGRHIVLSTAGGCGDLDAPVSNPVAVLVDSDSRSAAELTPAALQEAGRAVVVGERTAGAVLISQETRLPDGGRLTLSRSDFVTSGGVRLEKRGVIPDVEASATRLDRREGRDPALDAAITLLSGETALADPAPSL
- a CDS encoding S41 family peptidase, which gives rise to MSRFSLRILFVGLALSLAACASIPYAKPDVLPPPVRVADGSPERAALNGEVWDAAVRYTERLFYKPDFGGVPFSQEAAARRPAALSSPDEDQFYARLTELLDLLDDDHTHALGPVEREMVRARELGESRAGYGVVVTARGDDRVVAFVRPGTPAAEAGVLPGWRIDSVNDFPILVAPPAVAGRTDRVVFIDDDQARRTLDLTAVLLEPRPRFETRTLADGVAYIRFDDFDLARYNQFKAEMERLAETPPPGLIIDLRSNGGGGLNFAGLIQSWFFPDKQDITVLRGRFIDRRMFADPAPHPYAGPVAIIVGPGSASASELLSGVMQEKGRAVVVGETTRGAVTGTRAINLPDGGLLRVGMIVMTTPAGRNLEKVGVIPDVVAPDDWRAIRDGRDPPLDAALANVRERATASIEVSAGDRPDLP
- the purT gene encoding formate-dependent phosphoribosylglycinamide formyltransferase, whose product is MRLGTPLSDSAIRVMLLGSGELGKEVAIELQRLGAEVIAIDRYPNAPAMQVAHRSHVIPMTDPQVLNGLIMAEAPHIIVPEIEAIATDVLARIEEAGMATVIPTARATQLTMNREGIRRLAAEELGLPTSPYAFATSAAQLAAAAHEIGLPVFVKPVMSSSGKGQLMVEAIEDAPNAWAYAQSGGRVETATVIVEGKIDFDFEITLLTVRSKAADGSIRTDFCAPIGHRQVKGDYVESWQPQAMTAAALASAQDIGRKITDVLGGLGVFGVELFVKGEQVWFSEVSPRPHDTGLVTLATQTMSEFALHARAILGLPVDVSQREPGASAVIYGGMDAVGIAFEGVAEALSVPTADLRLFGKPESFERRRMGVALARGADTDQARERAREASGKVRPVAG
- a CDS encoding alpha/beta hydrolase, with product MFRLVAAVVALAFAVPAAAQTVEPTPIVIGQSYALPSATYGATREINVWLPPGYAESAQTYPVLYLLDGGQAQDFHHISGIAQLGTIVGTTRDVIVVGVASVDRRNELALPTEDADLIAQYPTQGQSARFRQFLNDEVLPFIESRYRTSGESALMGESLAGLFVVETFLKEPQMFDAWVAVSPSLWWDGGQLARQAGAHLRDHSNEPRTLILTIGDEGGEMQAAMDVLVGNLRDFAMPGVSWTYEPRPTESHATIYHGAALDAFRRLYALPPAN
- a CDS encoding VOC family protein; the encoded protein is MSRLGAVSLLVRDYDEAIAFYVGKLGFDLTSDTDMGGGKRWVTVTPKGGDTALLLAKATTPEQVTRIGDQAGGRVWLFLETEDFARDHAAWMAAGVIFREAPRHEPYGVVAVFEDLYGNHWDLIQPAGETA
- the tkt gene encoding transketolase, which codes for MADAIRVLAMDGVEKAKSGHPGMPMGMADVATVLFSKFLKFDASRPDWADRDRFILSAGHGSMLIYALLHLTGYKAATKEELSNFRQWGSKTAGHPEYGHMPGVEVTTGPLGQGLATSVGFALAERHLAARYGADLVDHRTWVIAGDGCLMEGVSQEAIALAGRLKLNKLHVLWDDNDITIDGKVSLSDVTDQKARFKAAGWAVKAVDGHDMKAVKSALQWATKQDKPTLIACKTKIGRGAATMEGSHKTHGAALGAAEIAATRLGLSWDHAPFEMPENVLSAWRKVGRKGAKDRKAWEARLSESKQAADFTRAMKGELPDGAFAKLDAKIAELVETKPAQATRQSSGAALDELFAAIPELVGGSADLTGSNNTFVKDTPILDAPTYEGRYINYGIREFGMAAAMNGLALHGGVIPYGGTFMVFSDYSRPAIRLGALMGVRAVHVLTHDSIGLGEDGPTHQPVEHLAALRAIPNLLVFRPADTIEAMEAWKVALQTKDAPSALCLSRQKTAAVRVTASSENLTAKGAYELRAAKGEAKATLFATGTEVPLALEAADRLEANNIPTRVVSVPCFELFFAQPKAYQDSIIGRGTVRVAVEAALQQGWERFIGEDGGFVGMTGFGASAPAEVLYEKFGITTEAVVDAVKSRL